A segment of the Anaeromicrobium sediminis genome:
ACTTTAGTGATTTTATATTTGGCTTCTACTTTGTATCACTCGTTTAAAAGGGGAAAGGTAAAGGATCTTTTTCAAATATTTGATCATTCTGCAATATATTTATTAATAGCAGGAACCTATACACCAATAGTGTTAAATCCATTAAGAGGGCCCTTAGGTTGGACTCTATTTGGAATTGTATGGGGATTAGCCCTAGTGGGGATCGTGTTTAAAGCCTTTTATGTTAAGAAGTTTGTAGGTATATCAACCTTAATATATATAGTCATGGGATGGCTAATAATATTTGCATTTTCACCATTAGTTAATTCTGTAGCCAGAATAAGTATAATATTTTTAGTGGCAGGTGGAATTACCTATACGGTGGGAAGTATATTTTATGTATGGCCTAAAATAAAATATCACCATGCCCTATGGCATTTATTTGTA
Coding sequences within it:
- the trhA gene encoding PAQR family membrane homeostasis protein TrhA; translated protein: MKDIEEFTKAEEITNAISHGIGLLLAIGALVILIIFASTYGDTWHVVSFSIYGATLVILYLASTLYHSFKRGKVKDLFQIFDHSAIYLLIAGTYTPIVLNPLRGPLGWTLFGIVWGLALVGIVFKAFYVKKFVGISTLIYIVMGWLIIFAFSPLVNSVARISIIFLVAGGITYTVGSIFYVWPKIKYHHALWHLFVIGGSVCHFFAVIYLLPR